The following are from one region of the Patescibacteria group bacterium genome:
- the purB gene encoding adenylosuccinate lyase — translation MKSLQNISPVDGRYKKYTEALAPYFSEYALSKYKVLMECEYLIALSETPGIKMRAFSGSEKALIRKLYNDFSLEDAQIINDIELKGYKNIKATNHDFKAIEYFLKEKLGKTSLKDSLEWIHFGLTSEDANNIAYGLMISESLKEVMIPALEKVIIEIKGLVRAGKDAPILARTHGQPASPTTFGKEFKVFEARLKSVFDKIKSQRVMSKLNGATGNYNALVAAFPKIDWIKFSRNFIGKLNKQRKTNLVVNLFTTQIESHDSYAELFNMVRRVNTILIDLDQDIWRYISDGWLGQKQVAGEIGSSTMPHKINPIFVENSEGNLGMANAMLDFFSMKLPISRLQRDLSDSTVLRNIGAAFGHCLIGYKYLGRQLERIVINKDKALADLDSHPEVIAEAIQTILRREGASMPYEKLKALTRGKEVALKDFQEFIDGLEISGEVKIELKKIRPENYLGLAKKLSKI, via the coding sequence ATGAAATCTTTGCAAAATATTTCACCGGTTGACGGACGCTACAAGAAATACACGGAAGCTCTTGCGCCGTATTTCAGCGAATACGCCTTATCAAAATATAAAGTACTGATGGAGTGCGAATATTTAATCGCTTTGTCGGAGACGCCGGGAATAAAAATGCGCGCCTTTTCCGGGAGCGAAAAAGCGCTCATAAGAAAGCTCTATAATGATTTTAGTCTGGAAGACGCCCAAATTATCAATGACATCGAGCTAAAAGGCTATAAAAATATTAAAGCTACTAACCACGACTTTAAAGCCATTGAGTATTTTCTAAAAGAAAAACTGGGGAAGACCAGCCTGAAAGATTCGCTCGAATGGATTCATTTTGGTTTGACTTCGGAAGACGCGAATAATATCGCTTACGGCTTAATGATTAGCGAGAGTCTGAAAGAGGTGATGATTCCGGCTTTGGAAAAAGTGATTATAGAGATTAAGGGATTGGTTAGGGCCGGCAAAGACGCTCCGATCCTCGCCCGGACGCACGGCCAGCCGGCATCGCCGACTACCTTTGGGAAAGAGTTTAAAGTTTTCGAGGCGCGCCTTAAAAGCGTGTTCGATAAAATAAAGAGTCAGCGGGTAATGTCTAAATTAAACGGCGCGACCGGAAACTATAATGCCCTGGTAGCGGCTTTCCCGAAAATCGACTGGATTAAATTTTCGCGGAATTTTATCGGGAAGCTAAATAAGCAAAGAAAAACTAACCTGGTAGTAAATTTATTTACTACCCAAATCGAATCGCATGACAGTTATGCCGAGCTTTTCAATATGGTGCGGAGGGTGAATACGATATTAATTGATCTGGACCAGGATATTTGGCGCTATATTTCTGACGGCTGGCTTGGGCAAAAACAAGTGGCCGGAGAAATCGGCTCATCCACTATGCCCCATAAAATCAATCCTATTTTTGTTGAAAATAGCGAAGGCAATTTAGGAATGGCTAACGCAATGCTTGATTTTTTTTCCATGAAGCTCCCGATTTCGCGCCTGCAAAGAGACCTTTCCGACTCCACAGTGCTTCGGAATATCGGCGCGGCCTTTGGGCACTGCCTTATCGGTTATAAATACTTAGGCCGTCAACTGGAACGGATTGTCATAAATAAGGATAAGGCCTTGGCTGATTTGGATAGCCACCCGGAAGTGATTGCCGAAGCGATCCAAACCATACTTCGGCGCGAAGGGGCGAGCATGCCTTATGAAAAATTAAAAGCTTTGACCCGGGGAAAAGAAGTGGCCTTGAAAGATTTTCAAGAATTCATAGACGGCCTCGAAATATCCGGCGAGGTCAAAATTGAATTAAAAAAAATCCGGCCGGAAAATTATCTCGGGCTGGCGAAAAAATTGTCGAAGATTTAA
- a CDS encoding NlpC/P60 family protein, whose translation MTYKIFRAVGNRCAVILGCLGLHLSDSEALEQLRLKGFKKVEVDLISLARQCIGKSQFVRGAKMCLAPEIIDCASFTKWLYAHLGIWLPRRSVQQRDFGFPIELKYIVANDLIFTTGIKNYNNGNDGHRIGHVGIATGEGTIVHAASKELGIIESPIESFVIEVKFRGIRRYLPKGLPVITFEIPPEIEVETSDDIKWLLMPAS comes from the coding sequence ATGACTTATAAAATATTCAGGGCGGTCGGTAATCGGTGCGCGGTTATTCTCGGATGCCTGGGTCTTCATCTCTCTGACAGCGAAGCCCTGGAACAGCTTCGCTTAAAAGGCTTCAAAAAAGTGGAAGTGGACCTTATAAGCCTGGCCCGGCAATGTATTGGCAAAAGCCAATTCGTCCGGGGCGCGAAGATGTGCCTGGCGCCGGAAATCATTGATTGCGCCAGTTTTACCAAATGGCTTTATGCTCACCTAGGCATTTGGCTGCCGCGGCGTTCAGTCCAGCAGAGGGACTTTGGATTTCCTATCGAGCTCAAATACATAGTCGCCAATGACCTGATTTTTACAACCGGCATAAAAAACTATAACAACGGCAATGACGGACACCGGATAGGACACGTCGGTATTGCGACCGGCGAGGGAACGATAGTCCACGCCGCAAGTAAAGAGCTAGGAATTATAGAGAGCCCCATCGAGAGCTTTGTAATTGAGGTCAAGTTCCGGGGAATCCGCCGCTATCTGCCAAAAGGTCTGCCGGTAATTACATTTGAAATTCCACCCGAAATTGAAGTCGAAACTTCTGACGACATAAAGTGGCTTTTGATGCCAGCTTCTTGA
- the clpP gene encoding ATP-dependent Clp endopeptidase proteolytic subunit ClpP, with amino-acid sequence MPLIPTVIEKSTHGERAYDIYSRLLKDRIIFLGEPINDHVANIVIAQLLFLAAQDQEKEIKFYINSPGGSVSSGLAIYDTMQYIKPDVSTICVGLAASMGAFLLAAGAKGKRFALPNSEIMIHQIMGGIEGQATDIKIGAERILRLKDRLNNILATHTGQKLATIEKDTDRDNFMNVEEAKKYGLIDKVITK; translated from the coding sequence ATGCCATTAATACCAACCGTAATCGAAAAATCAACCCATGGCGAACGAGCCTATGATATCTATTCCCGGCTTTTAAAAGACCGGATAATTTTCTTAGGCGAGCCGATTAACGACCATGTCGCTAATATCGTAATCGCCCAGCTTTTATTTTTAGCCGCCCAAGACCAGGAAAAGGAAATTAAATTCTATATTAACTCTCCGGGCGGTTCGGTTTCGTCAGGACTCGCGATTTACGACACTATGCAATATATCAAGCCGGATGTCTCGACGATCTGTGTCGGCTTAGCCGCTTCGATGGGTGCGTTTCTACTCGCCGCCGGAGCTAAAGGAAAAAGATTTGCCCTGCCTAATTCGGAAATTATGATCCACCAAATCATGGGCGGAATTGAGGGGCAGGCCACGGATATCAAGATCGGAGCGGAACGGATTTTAAGATTAAAAGACCGCTTGAATAATATTTTAGCTACCCATACCGGCCAAAAACTCGCGACGATTGAAAAGGATACGGACCGGGATAATTTTATGAACGTGGAAGAAGCGAAGAAGTACGGGCTGATTGATAAAGTGATAACTAAATAA
- a CDS encoding Fic family protein — protein sequence MSELLSWWKKNKKSRQHPLALAADFHQRFELIHPFSDGNGRAGRLIFNYILLRYGYPPILFLYQNRQSYFSALSQADEGKKNKWHWQVIKVYKDSVRWLLKEME from the coding sequence ATGAGCGAGCTTTTAAGCTGGTGGAAAAAAAATAAAAAAAGCCGGCAACACCCCTTGGCCCTGGCCGCGGACTTTCATCAGCGCTTTGAGCTTATTCATCCCTTTTCCGACGGCAATGGCCGGGCCGGACGATTAATCTTTAATTATATCTTACTGCGGTACGGCTATCCGCCAATTCTCTTTTTATACCAAAACCGGCAATCTTATTTTAGCGCTTTAAGCCAGGCTGACGAAGGAAAAAAAAATAAATGGCACTGGCAAGTAATTAAAGTCTACAAAGACAGCGTTAGGTGGCTTCTAAAGGAAATGGAATAA
- a CDS encoding nucleotidyl transferase AbiEii/AbiGii toxin family protein produces the protein MILPSSKDAVHKAWLYRLLSAIAEDSFLTGALYFKGGTCAAMRGLLDRFSIDLDFDLLARGDEAVKVRKNLEKIFLNLGLEIKDKSRNVPQYFLRYPAGAEERNTLKIDITTDPPESNKYEPVRLNDIDRIMNCQTVETMFANKLVALMDRFEKNNSIAGRDLYDIHYFFLRGFRYNDKVIAERRKTGIKQFFSSLISFVEKNISLTIIDQDLNVLLPYDKFIKIRKNLKSETLIFLKDELKRLGESKNLS, from the coding sequence ATGATTTTACCGAGCTCCAAAGACGCAGTCCATAAAGCCTGGCTTTACCGCCTGCTTTCGGCCATAGCCGAAGATAGCTTTTTAACCGGGGCTTTATATTTTAAGGGCGGAACTTGCGCGGCTATGCGCGGGCTCTTGGACCGTTTTTCCATTGACCTGGATTTTGATTTACTGGCGCGGGGAGATGAGGCGGTAAAAGTAAGAAAAAATCTGGAAAAAATTTTTCTTAATCTCGGGCTGGAAATAAAAGATAAAAGCCGAAATGTTCCGCAATACTTCTTAAGATATCCGGCCGGCGCCGAGGAGAGAAATACTCTTAAAATAGACATAACTACCGATCCGCCGGAAAGTAATAAGTATGAGCCAGTCCGGCTTAACGATATTGACCGGATAATGAATTGCCAGACCGTAGAGACAATGTTTGCTAATAAGCTTGTGGCCTTAATGGACCGCTTTGAAAAAAATAACTCTATTGCCGGCCGTGATTTATATGATATCCATTATTTTTTTCTCCGCGGTTTCCGTTATAACGATAAAGTTATCGCGGAAAGAAGAAAAACCGGGATTAAACAATTTTTTTCCTCACTCATAAGCTTTGTAGAAAAAAATATCAGTCTTACGATTATTGATCAGGATTTAAACGTTTTACTGCCTTACGATAAATTCATTAAAATTAGAAAAAACTTAAAATCTGAAACGCTTATTTTTCTAAAAGACGAACTTAAGAGATTGGGCGAATCCAAAAATTTATCTTAA
- a CDS encoding tRNA uridine(34) 5-carboxymethylaminomethyl modification radical SAM/GNAT enzyme Elp3, whose product MSKAETNKKEIVKYLLDNSDIKNQADLMLAKRKISKMFGMPILKNSDILNELRNSGVKHVMLKRLLRKRAVRTMSGIAPVAVLTMPYPCPGKCAYCPTEKNVPQSYLSNEPAVMRAIRCDYNPYLQVQLRLRALEANGHNPTKIEIIVIGGTWSVLPVNYKYWYTKECFRAANEYSGQKTLNKTEKKFNSKLQLSRLKADLEKEQKKNEKAGYNIIGLTLETRPDYINEKELWEMRALGCTRVELGVQAIDDKILKQNKRGHGVAEIAKATKLLKDFGFKVTYHLMPGLPGSTAKKDLAMFKRLFCDARFQPDQIKFYPTVVTRGSLLYKWWKQGKYKPYSDKVLRQLIIDCKKAVPPYVRIIRLIRDIPGESIMAGNKITNLRQIMKDLGVECHCIRCREAKERPAKAWKLNVIKYKASGGEEYFLSADSKDKKTLYGFCRLRLSGENNGIFNSAMIRELHVYGELTQIGKEGQVQHAGLGKKLLMEAEKIARNCGFKKMMIISGVGVRGYYKRQGYRLKDSYMVKQLR is encoded by the coding sequence ATGTCAAAGGCAGAGACCAATAAAAAGGAAATCGTAAAATATCTACTGGATAATTCTGATATAAAAAATCAGGCGGATTTAATGCTGGCTAAAAGGAAAATTTCCAAAATGTTCGGAATGCCGATACTAAAAAATTCCGATATATTAAATGAGTTGCGAAATAGCGGAGTCAAACATGTCATGTTAAAACGCCTGCTGCGTAAACGGGCGGTAAGGACCATGTCCGGGATCGCGCCAGTAGCGGTTCTAACTATGCCTTATCCTTGTCCGGGTAAATGCGCCTATTGCCCGACGGAAAAAAACGTCCCCCAAAGCTATCTATCGAATGAACCAGCCGTAATGCGGGCGATCCGGTGCGACTATAATCCTTATCTGCAAGTTCAGCTGCGCCTACGCGCTTTGGAAGCCAACGGACATAATCCAACTAAAATTGAGATCATTGTTATCGGCGGAACCTGGAGCGTATTGCCCGTAAACTACAAATATTGGTATACCAAAGAGTGCTTCAGGGCGGCGAATGAATATAGCGGACAGAAGACGTTAAATAAAACAGAAAAAAAATTCAATTCAAAACTTCAGTTATCTAGGCTGAAAGCCGATCTGGAAAAAGAGCAAAAGAAAAACGAGAAAGCTGGATATAATATTATCGGGCTGACCCTAGAAACCCGGCCAGATTATATAAATGAAAAAGAGTTATGGGAGATGCGCGCACTCGGATGCACCCGGGTGGAGCTTGGCGTCCAGGCGATTGATGATAAAATTTTAAAACAAAATAAGCGCGGCCATGGCGTCGCGGAAATAGCTAAAGCGACAAAGCTACTAAAAGATTTTGGCTTTAAAGTAACTTATCATTTAATGCCCGGGCTTCCTGGATCGACCGCTAAAAAAGATTTAGCAATGTTCAAGAGGCTGTTTTGCGACGCGCGATTCCAGCCAGACCAGATTAAATTTTACCCGACCGTGGTAACGCGCGGCAGTTTATTATATAAATGGTGGAAACAGGGAAAATACAAACCCTATTCGGATAAAGTTTTGCGCCAGCTGATCATTGACTGCAAAAAAGCTGTTCCGCCTTACGTGCGTATTATCCGCCTGATCCGCGACATTCCAGGGGAATCAATCATGGCTGGCAATAAAATTACTAATTTGCGGCAGATTATGAAAGACTTAGGCGTGGAGTGCCATTGCATCCGCTGTCGGGAAGCTAAAGAGCGGCCGGCAAAAGCCTGGAAATTAAATGTTATTAAATACAAGGCTTCGGGCGGAGAAGAATATTTTTTAAGCGCTGATTCAAAAGACAAAAAAACGCTTTATGGGTTTTGCCGGTTAAGATTGTCGGGCGAGAATAATGGAATTTTTAATTCGGCCATGATCCGCGAATTACATGTCTACGGCGAATTAACCCAAATCGGCAAAGAAGGCCAGGTACAGCATGCCGGCTTAGGAAAGAAATTGTTAATGGAAGCGGAAAAAATCGCTCGGAATTGTGGGTTCAAAAAAATGATGATAATTTCCGGGGTAGGGGTGAGGGGGTATTATAAAAGGCAAGGGTACAGGCTGAAAGATAGTTATATGGTTAAGCAATTAAGATAA
- a CDS encoding phosphomannomutase/phosphoglucomutase — protein MKINPGIFKAYDIRGVYGKDFDEELGLRLGAQFVQMRKKELRKEKLQIVVGMDMRISSPAIKEKLIQGIIGAGADVIDIGLASTPTFYFAVANYGYDGGILVSASHNPAEYNGFKMVRERAIPVSGDSGIYELRDKIMASADNPVESVLEENKGKVVLKNEVLADQVKHDLAFCRSPKIKRFKIMIDPANSMGAQYFDELFKYIDTNLVRINWELDGSFPAHEADPYKEENLIQISKKIVEEKADLGIATDGDGDRIFFIDDQGVTVEPGIVRAILSKIFLRDNPGAKICYDIRPGRITQDTITENGGVPVVTKVGHSLIKEQGIKENAVFAGESSGHYYTKMEFGFFDTPLIATLLILKELSDFDRPLSEYIRPFKRYFHSTEINSKVASVPAVLEKIKELYKDARINELDGVTIEYDDWWFNVRGSNTEPVIRLNLEARSIELMENKRDEVLRIIRG, from the coding sequence ATGAAAATCAATCCGGGAATTTTCAAAGCTTACGATATCCGCGGCGTTTACGGAAAAGATTTTGACGAGGAGCTCGGGCTAAGACTGGGCGCGCAATTTGTCCAAATGAGGAAAAAAGAGCTTAGGAAAGAAAAGCTCCAGATCGTTGTCGGCATGGACATGCGGATTTCTTCTCCGGCGATTAAAGAAAAGCTGATCCAGGGCATTATCGGCGCCGGGGCGGACGTTATTGATATTGGCCTCGCTTCCACTCCGACCTTTTATTTTGCCGTAGCTAATTACGGCTATGACGGCGGAATTTTAGTTTCGGCTTCGCACAACCCGGCCGAATATAACGGCTTTAAAATGGTACGTGAAAGGGCGATTCCGGTTTCCGGCGATTCCGGGATATATGAATTAAGAGATAAAATAATGGCGTCGGCCGATAATCCGGTTGAAAGCGTCCTAGAGGAGAATAAGGGCAAGGTGGTTTTAAAAAATGAAGTTTTAGCCGATCAGGTTAAGCATGATTTAGCTTTTTGCCGCTCGCCGAAAATCAAGCGTTTTAAAATAATGATTGATCCGGCCAATTCAATGGGCGCGCAGTACTTTGACGAATTATTTAAGTATATTGATACTAATTTGGTCCGCATAAACTGGGAATTAGACGGATCTTTTCCGGCCCATGAAGCCGACCCCTATAAGGAGGAAAACCTTATCCAAATTTCTAAAAAAATAGTTGAAGAAAAAGCCGATTTAGGCATCGCCACCGACGGCGACGGCGACCGGATATTTTTTATTGACGACCAGGGAGTAACCGTCGAACCGGGAATTGTCCGGGCAATACTTTCAAAAATATTTTTACGGGATAATCCGGGCGCGAAAATTTGCTACGACATCCGGCCGGGCCGTATCACGCAAGACACAATCACGGAAAACGGCGGCGTGCCCGTTGTCACCAAAGTCGGCCATTCGTTAATTAAGGAACAGGGAATAAAAGAGAACGCGGTTTTTGCCGGCGAATCTTCCGGGCACTATTACACCAAAATGGAATTTGGCTTTTTCGACACTCCGCTCATTGCCACCCTGCTAATCTTAAAAGAATTGTCTGATTTTGACCGGCCACTGTCCGAATATATAAGACCCTTTAAAAGATATTTCCATTCGACTGAAATTAATTCTAAAGTGGCGAGCGTTCCGGCGGTTTTGGAAAAAATAAAGGAGCTTTATAAAGACGCGCGGATTAATGAGCTGGACGGTGTTACTATTGAATACGACGACTGGTGGTTTAATGTCCGCGGGTCTAACACCGAGCCAGTCATCCGCTTAAATCTTGAGGCTAGGTCAATAGAGCTGATGGAAAATAAGCGGGACGAGGTATTGAGAATAATCCGCGGTTAA
- the uppP gene encoding undecaprenyl-diphosphatase UppP has protein sequence MSTLHALIFGLVEGITEFLPISSTGHLMLTSIVLGLTQTDFLKTFEISIQLGAILSVVVLYWRRLLTNWEVMKRIAMAFIPTGIIGFFVYKTVKNLLSNISIVPWTLLIGGILLIIFELWHKKRPEVSEQKLEDISYAKYFLVGVIQSVSMIPGVSRSAATIIGGLGLGFSRKNIVEFSFLLAVPTVLAATGYDLLKNASAFSASQFNSLAIGFVASFITALLAIKFLMSYIQKHSFIAFGIYRIAIAILFLLAIL, from the coding sequence ATGAGCACTCTTCACGCCCTTATCTTCGGTTTAGTCGAAGGCATTACCGAGTTCTTGCCAATTTCTTCGACCGGCCATCTAATGCTTACTTCCATAGTTTTGGGCCTTACCCAAACTGACTTTTTAAAAACCTTTGAAATCTCTATCCAATTAGGCGCTATCCTTTCGGTAGTCGTCCTTTACTGGCGCCGTCTCCTTACCAACTGGGAAGTGATGAAGCGGATTGCGATGGCTTTCATCCCGACCGGAATTATCGGATTTTTCGTTTATAAGACCGTAAAAAATTTACTTTCCAATATTTCTATTGTCCCTTGGACGCTTCTTATCGGCGGAATCCTTCTTATCATTTTTGAACTTTGGCATAAAAAAAGGCCAGAGGTTTCGGAACAAAAGTTAGAAGACATCTCTTACGCCAAATATTTTCTGGTTGGCGTTATCCAGTCGGTTTCCATGATCCCGGGCGTATCCCGCTCAGCCGCCACGATTATCGGCGGACTGGGTTTGGGCTTTAGCCGGAAAAATATCGTGGAATTTTCTTTTCTTTTAGCCGTCCCGACTGTCCTCGCCGCCACCGGCTACGACTTATTAAAAAATGCCAGCGCTTTTTCCGCTTCCCAATTCAACTCCCTGGCTATCGGTTTTGTCGCGTCATTCATCACCGCCTTACTTGCCATAAAATTCTTAATGAGTTATATCCAAAAACACAGTTTTATCGCTTTTGGAATTTACCGGATTGCCATTGCCATATTATTTTTATTGGCCATCCTCTAA
- a CDS encoding HU family DNA-binding protein: protein MNKAQLIEKIAAEAPATRKQAESMLEALVTIIISELKAGNEVRIAGFGTFIPRKRHSRGGVNPQKPNERIQIPEVTVAKFKTGKTLKDALKGR from the coding sequence ATGAACAAAGCCCAACTAATCGAAAAAATCGCAGCTGAAGCCCCGGCAACAAGAAAACAGGCCGAGTCCATGCTTGAAGCCTTGGTGACAATCATCATCAGCGAACTCAAGGCCGGAAATGAAGTCCGCATCGCCGGCTTCGGAACTTTTATTCCGAGAAAGCGCCATTCCCGCGGCGGAGTTAATCCGCAAAAGCCTAACGAAAGGATTCAGATTCCGGAAGTGACGGTCGCCAAGTTTAAAACCGGTAAAACCTTGAAGGACGCTTTAAAAGGGAGATAA
- a CDS encoding TIGR00282 family metallophosphoesterase has product MLKVLFIGDVSGRVGREAIAKLLPKIKKENKIDLVIANADNIAHGKGVTEATIKELMDSGIDFFTGGDHAFDREKSLENVYPSDLPILRPANWPQSAPGKGFFVLKKNKFKVLIINLIGRVFFKTPYDCPFREVDRILANPSLPAKNLSAIIIDIHAEATSEKVALKNYLDGRVSAVIGTHTHVQTADEEITKNKTAYITDAGMAGFADGIIGVEKEKVLETYLDGISRAHVIPDRGRAIFNAVVIAIDEKTRKAKSIKRITEFVEIK; this is encoded by the coding sequence ATGTTAAAGGTTCTCTTTATCGGCGACGTGTCGGGCAGAGTCGGGCGGGAAGCCATTGCCAAACTTTTGCCGAAAATAAAAAAAGAAAATAAAATCGATTTGGTAATCGCCAATGCCGACAATATTGCGCATGGCAAAGGCGTTACCGAAGCAACGATTAAAGAGTTGATGGATTCTGGAATCGATTTTTTTACCGGCGGCGATCACGCCTTTGACCGGGAAAAAAGTTTGGAGAATGTATATCCGTCTGACTTACCGATTTTACGGCCGGCTAATTGGCCGCAATCGGCGCCGGGAAAAGGATTCTTTGTTTTGAAAAAAAACAAATTTAAAGTTCTGATTATAAATTTAATCGGCCGGGTTTTCTTCAAAACTCCATACGATTGCCCCTTCCGCGAGGTAGATAGAATTTTAGCTAATCCTAGCTTGCCTGCTAAAAACCTTTCTGCTATAATTATTGATATCCACGCTGAAGCCACTTCGGAAAAAGTTGCTTTGAAAAATTACCTTGACGGAAGGGTTTCGGCAGTGATAGGGACGCATACTCATGTCCAAACCGCGGACGAAGAAATTACGAAAAATAAAACGGCGTATATTACGGATGCCGGAATGGCTGGGTTCGCCGACGGGATAATTGGAGTGGAAAAAGAAAAAGTTTTGGAGACCTATTTGGATGGCATCAGCCGCGCCCACGTTATTCCGGATAGGGGGCGGGCGATATTCAACGCGGTGGTAATTGCGATTGACGAGAAAACCAGAAAAGCCAAGTCTATAAAAAGGATAACGGAGTTCGTAGAAATAAAGTAA
- the rny gene encoding ribonuclease Y, producing the protein MEYLIGLILAVGGFFVGYFAMKKRQAMRTKGAEDKAEKILTEAKSKHTEVLLKAQDKALKIIEEAKRDEERRRQELKGLQSRLEKRESTFSQKLLELQEKQQALYDKVNRVEEVKAKVKEIMEAQTKKLEEIAGMNKEEAREVLYKKIEEESKEDLMIRIKKLECEATEIWEEKARCIMAESMQRLVSSYTPEVTTTVVDLPSDEMKGRIIGREGRNIKTIEKLTGTEIIVDDTPNAITVSGFSAIRRHIAKRTLDKLILDGRIHPTKIEDAIEESKRELAIDIKKAGEEAMFDVGVTGFDPKLVQILGRLKYRTSYGQNALHHSVEVAHLATLLASELGADVTLAKKSGLLHDIGKAVDHEVKGTHPEIGRDIARKFNLPQEIIDPIETHHDDRPKGLVAVIVKVADAISASRPGARSDTYERYIQRLEELERIATSFEGVEKAFAIQAGREVRIFVTPETVSDVESYNMARNIAKKIEEELKYPGEIKVNVIREMRVTEYAR; encoded by the coding sequence ATGGAATATTTAATCGGATTAATTCTGGCTGTTGGCGGTTTTTTTGTTGGCTATTTTGCCATGAAAAAGCGGCAGGCCATGAGAACCAAAGGGGCTGAAGACAAAGCGGAAAAGATTTTAACCGAAGCCAAATCCAAACACACGGAAGTTTTACTCAAAGCCCAGGACAAGGCTTTAAAAATCATTGAAGAAGCCAAGCGGGATGAAGAAAGGCGCCGGCAGGAATTAAAAGGCCTGCAATCGCGTTTAGAAAAACGGGAAAGCACTTTTTCCCAGAAGCTTTTGGAACTGCAGGAAAAACAGCAGGCTTTGTACGACAAAGTTAACCGGGTGGAAGAAGTTAAGGCCAAAGTGAAAGAGATTATGGAGGCGCAAACCAAAAAACTTGAGGAAATTGCCGGAATGAATAAAGAAGAAGCCCGCGAAGTGCTGTATAAAAAAATTGAGGAAGAATCAAAAGAGGACTTAATGATTCGGATTAAGAAATTAGAATGCGAAGCGACAGAAATTTGGGAAGAAAAAGCCCGGTGCATAATGGCCGAATCGATGCAAAGGCTCGTTTCCTCCTATACTCCGGAAGTAACGACGACGGTCGTTGATTTGCCGTCAGACGAAATGAAGGGCCGGATTATCGGGCGCGAAGGCCGGAATATAAAAACTATCGAAAAATTGACCGGAACCGAAATAATCGTTGACGATACGCCAAACGCCATTACGGTTTCCGGATTTTCCGCGATTAGGAGGCATATTGCCAAAAGGACATTAGACAAGCTAATTTTAGACGGCCGGATTCATCCGACTAAAATTGAAGACGCGATTGAAGAATCAAAGCGGGAGCTGGCGATTGATATTAAAAAGGCCGGCGAAGAAGCTATGTTTGACGTCGGCGTAACCGGCTTTGATCCTAAATTAGTGCAAATTTTAGGAAGGCTCAAGTATCGGACCAGCTATGGCCAAAACGCTTTGCACCACTCGGTAGAAGTAGCGCATTTGGCAACGCTTTTAGCTTCGGAACTCGGAGCCGACGTAACTTTAGCGAAAAAGAGCGGACTTTTGCACGACATCGGCAAAGCCGTTGACCATGAAGTTAAGGGCACTCATCCGGAAATCGGCCGGGATATTGCCCGTAAATTCAACCTGCCCCAAGAAATTATCGATCCGATTGAAACCCATCATGACGACCGGCCTAAAGGCTTGGTGGCGGTGATTGTAAAGGTGGCGGATGCCATTTCGGCTTCAAGGCCGGGCGCCCGGTCGGATACTTATGAGCGCTACATCCAGCGGTTAGAAGAACTGGAGCGGATTGCCACCTCGTTTGAAGGGGTGGAAAAAGCTTTTGCAATACAAGCCGGACGGGAAGTCCGAATCTTCGTTACCCCAGAAACCGTATCCGACGTCGAATCCTATAATATGGCAAGAAACATCGCCAAAAAAATCGAGGAAGAATTAAAATATCCGGGTGAAATAAAAGTGAACGTCATCCGCGAGATGCGGGTAACCGAATATGCGAGATAA